The Armatimonadota bacterium genomic sequence CGCGCACGGTCGAGACGCCCGCCGGGCTGGTAAACTCCATCGGCCTCGAAAACCCGGGGATCGAGGTCTTTCTCTCCGACAAGCTGCCGCGCGCGCGGGAGCTGGGCCTGCCGCTTATCGCCAGCATCGCCGGCGAGACCACCGACGAATTCGCCGAGCTCGCCGCTCGCCTCGGCGAGGCGGAGGGCATCGCCGCCCTCGAGCTCAACATATCGTGCCCCAACGTCGAGCGCCACGGCATGGCATTCGGCGCCGACGCACAGACCGCGGCGGCGGTGGTGGCGGCGTGCCGCGCGCGCTGGCAGCGTCCGCTCATCGCCAAGCTCACCCCCAATGTCACCGATATCGCGGAGGTCGCCCGCGCGTGTGAGGCCGCCGGGGCCGATATCATCGCCCTGGTCAACACTTTCACCGCCATGTGCATTGACATACGGACGCGGCGGCCGCGGCTGGGCGCCAATTTCGGGGGGCTATCCGGGCCGGCCATCCGCCCGGCGGCGGTGCTGCGGGTATATCGCGTGGCGCAGGCGGTGCGGGCGCCCATCATCGGCATGGGCGGGGTGTGGGACGCCGAGGACGCGCTGGAGTTCATCATCGCCGGCGCGACGGCGG encodes the following:
- a CDS encoding dihydroorotate dehydrogenase; the protein is MTQGEPQSSPAGLGVTLAGMRLRTPLVVASGVWGYGEEHARSPQMRHLGAFVLKTTTLRPRAGNPPGSRTVETPAGLVNSIGLENPGIEVFLSDKLPRARELGLPLIASIAGETTDEFAELAARLGEAEGIAALELNISCPNVERHGMAFGADAQTAAAVVAACRARWQRPLIAKLTPNVTDIAEVARACEAAGADIIALVNTFTAMCIDIRTRRPRLGANFGGLSGPAIRPAAVLRVYRVAQAVRAPIIGMGGVWDAEDALEFIIAGATAVGLGTCLLADPEKPQEIAQGMRNFLRGENGASIRGLVGLVRLNP